In Paenibacillus xylanilyticus, the genomic window TGCGGCTGATGGGGATTGGCATCCTTATGCTGTTGTTCAATATTCTCTGGTTCAGCACCAGCTGATTCTCCATCTAGTATATACGCTGATTCCTGACGGAAAAAGTTCGGCTTCACGATCTCATTGCGATAGGAGCTGTGGAAGATATGGGTCGTTGCCGGAGAAACAGGCGGAATAAGCCAAACCCAGTCTCCAGTCAGCTCACGCCCTGCCTTTGCCTCCCTCTGCTCAAACAAAGCAAATTGCGACGCCGCCGTATGGTGATCCACTATGCTGACGCCTGCTTTCTTGAAAGAATACAGTACGGCTACATTCAATTCAACGAGTGCGCGATCCTTCCATAGCGTCGTTTCGCTGGATGTGTTCAGTCCGAGTGCTGCTGCCACTGCAGGCAGTTTATTGTAGCGGAAGGTGTCCGCCAGATTACGTGCACCAATTTCGGTCTCCATATACCAGCCGTTAAACGGCGCAGCCGGATAAGAAATGCCTCCAATCTCAAGCCGCATATCCGCAATCATCGGTACACCGTACCAGCGCATGCCGAGTTCCGCAATTTCAGATCGGTCGGGGTGTTCAATGTTCACTTCTACAATATCCTCATGGGGTATAACATACCACTCGGGAGCCTGCCCTTGCGCCTGAATAATGAGCGGTAATACATCGTAATCTCCCCCTGCCCCTTGCCAGCCAAGTGACATGGCCGCCTTGGTCAGTTCCAGGGATGCAGGATCTCCAATGATACCTTGTTCCGTCTCGTATCCAGCATAACGGATAAGCTGGTGGTTCCAGATCCGTACAGGAGCTCCGCTTGGCCCAGTCGGCGGAAGAATCGTAATCATCGGGATAACCTTACCGCCATTGGATGCCACACGGATATGATTCATCACGGCCTCCGCAGCAGTTCCGGCTGTGTCTGCATGACGAGCATCCACAATTCGCAGCTTGTCCCAGAACAATCGTCCGATACAGCGGTTGCTGTTCCTCCATGCCATTTTGCAGCCGTGCTCCAGTTCTTCGGTCGTATGCACATAAGTGCCCGTATCTTCAATCTCCTGATGAACAGCAATAAGCCGGGCCTCCGCGTCTTCTCGCGAATGGCCCAGCTCTTCATAACATGTATATATAAACCGTTCAGCTTCTCCCTGCAATTGATCCAGGTCTGTCCGCATCATTCATTCCACCAATCTGTACATCTCGAATGCCACTATTATACGGCAAGCACACCGGATTTGTAAGCGAACGGGGACTTTGTTCACGGACTCTACATATCGTTGTCAGGATGCGGGTTATCTTCGCTTATTTGCCCAGAAATGCGTTTAACATCCAGATTTCTTTGTCCAATGCCGCTGTGAATCCAATCAGCATATCTTCAGT contains:
- a CDS encoding nitric oxide synthase oxygenase; the encoded protein is MRTDLDQLQGEAERFIYTCYEELGHSREDAEARLIAVHQEIEDTGTYVHTTEELEHGCKMAWRNSNRCIGRLFWDKLRIVDARHADTAGTAAEAVMNHIRVASNGGKVIPMITILPPTGPSGAPVRIWNHQLIRYAGYETEQGIIGDPASLELTKAAMSLGWQGAGGDYDVLPLIIQAQGQAPEWYVIPHEDIVEVNIEHPDRSEIAELGMRWYGVPMIADMRLEIGGISYPAAPFNGWYMETEIGARNLADTFRYNKLPAVAAALGLNTSSETTLWKDRALVELNVAVLYSFKKAGVSIVDHHTAASQFALFEQREAKAGRELTGDWVWLIPPVSPATTHIFHSSYRNEIVKPNFFRQESAYILDGESAGAEPENIEQQHKDANPHQPQAGDSSLRCPFAH